Below is a genomic region from Melitaea cinxia chromosome 20, ilMelCinx1.1, whole genome shotgun sequence.
ggtacatatacaaaaataaaaatttttacaatttttgtctgtctgtttgttccgtctaatctctgaaacggctggaccgatttagacAGCATTTTCACTGGTGTAGTAAGAAGTAAttgaggctacttttattttagaaatttatttattttataactctgagaactgaacaaaaacctttttgttaaattccacgcggacgaagtcacgggcaaagctagtatttgtataaaatgtaattatgtcTTAATTATAGCAATAACTTGccatatgttatgttatgtaaagtatattaattgcacgtaaataaaattataattatatggttatatgtatttgtcaataaaatatacagCTTGTTTGTAATGTTTCATGTCATGTctcataaaacataaaaagataaatattatattaaggaaacttaagtaaaatacataattttttctaGGCTGGTGTGTACGACGCCAACAGAATCCTCGGTGTAACCACACTAGACGTGGTCCGTGCTGCTGCCTTCATCGGTGAGATCAACGGAGTCGACCCTCAGACAGTATCCATCCCAGTCATCGGTGGTCACTCCGGAGTAACCATCATTCCCCTGCTGAGCCAGAGCAAACCTGCCGTCAAGTTGACCGACCAGGCCAAGATTGATGCTCTTACCCAGAGAATCCAGGAAGCTGGTACTGAGGTAAGGATTTCTCATTACACTTATAGTTTGTAGACTAATTTATCATATATCACCGTCTTTAACAGTCTGTACATGACCTACTCTCATTTTTCTGAAGGAAATAGATTCCTTTAAAACCATTCAGAAAGTGTATTAAAACAATCAAGCTGTGACACAGACCTCCATAGTCCAGAGTTCTCGAGACGCTGAAAACCGCATTAAGTGTAGGCGTATAGCGAGGGCTGCTTTAGCCAATGAATCGTCATCAACCAGTACAACTAAATAATTGCAACAGTTCTCAAATACATCAAATTAcgagaatattttatataatgtagttaaaatgaaaacacatatattatagtaatataaagaGTTAGAAATGTTTGTCTTTACAAAATTATGTGATAAAAACatgtatcatttttattttttacaggtAGTAAAAGCCAAGGCCGGTGGTGGTTCTGCCACACTTTCGATGGCTTACGCCGGAGCAAGGCTTACTGGATCTGTACTTAGAGGACTCAATGTAAGGACCACATAAGTGTTTATCATATCACTATAGTATATTCATGTTAAGAAAATAACTAGTCATCACTGTCATTTATCTTAGCCACTCCTCTTGACCAATTTATTGAAAGTAAATTAGAACGCcttgggtttttttttatgtcactagttcgccaaacaagcgtacggctcacctgatggtaggcgattaccgtagcttatagacgcctgcaacaccagaagcatcgcaagcgcgttgccgacccaatccccaatccccccaggagctctggtcaccttactcaccaacaggaacacaatactgcttgaaaacagtattatttagctgtgatcttctgtaaggtcgaggtactaccccagtcgggctgctccatattttgagcaggaaattaaaTTGACCAGTTGAAGTAAGCCAGCttacttcattaaaatttatcttaattCTGACACATGATCTGACACAATATCTGACTTTTTCTTGATAACTCTCACTTATGATGAATTCCTTTATTCTCTCACCAGGGTGAATCCAACGTGGTGGAGTGCGCGTATATCAAATCAGACCTGACCGAGGCCACATACTTCGCAAACCCTGTCGTACTCGGCAAGAACGGAGTTGAAAAGAACCTCGGCTTCGGTCAACTCAACGACTACGAGAAGAAACTCCTCAAGGCAGCCATCCCTGAACTCCAGAAGAACATCAAGACCGGTGAAGACTTTGCCAAGAAGTAAAGCTTTACACCAGCTACGACCAGGTCGAAACAAAATGAGTCTTGTAgtgaattaattaaacataGACAGCTGTATTTTTACCTTTAAACGAACACTGTCGAACTGTTTGTAagataattaaatgaatatattagtTGTAAGAATAAGTGAATTGTCTTCACAGCCTGGTTGACAACTCTTAGAGAATTGTcgtatgaataaatttttcttagttttttttttatgttaaatctTTGGTTATTGCATTTTAacgaatatttattgttttttttttttgtgatacgtgtattttttttttgtcaccgAGTGACTGCATTGTGCGATGTGTACCATTCAAAGATATTCAAGTTTAAATAAACAGATATTatcgttttgttttattatttttttattcattttctacCACACAGAACGTTTTTGTGCCTTGTGCCACATAAAAGAATAGAAGGTAAAGAAGGATGTACTTAagcgacttttttttaaagtgataacTTCTTTTTTTCTACTACTACTGACTATTTCGctctgttattatacatatatgttaataaaattacatgatAACACCTTAAGACACTATCAATTGAACTTCATCGACcaatttctacaatttttttgcCGAAATAGATTCTGGTTCTGTCAAAATAATCCAGTTTGTTGTACATTCTCCAACATTcgtataaaacagtttattaggaaaaaattTGCGTCTTCTGGTTTCGTTCTTAACACATTCCATTAATATATGATTGGCATCCTCTACTACTCTACAAACTGAACAATTAGGGTTTGGAGTTATACCCATCAAATGGCCAAATTTATTGAATGGAATATGTCCAGACCGCAACCGTAAAGCTGTGACAACGTCTTTTCTATTCAATAACACTGTGTCTCCAAGGTACATTGGGCGGGTAAGGTTGTATGGTCAGGTACCAGATGCTTTTTCTTTCGaccttttatcaaaatattctcTCCACAATTCCACcaatgcatttatttttaactatacgTAAACACTCGGAAAAAATAGGCTTAATAATCATTTCTATACCATCGCAAGCTCCATACTTCGCTAGAGTATCCGCTATATCGTTACCTAATCGATCAATATGAGATTGGAATCCACTGCAATAAAACTGTTTTACACTGTTCTCTCAAactacatatttgttttaaaattctgtATGCTATGGGAGTACTTCTAGCGTTAGATGTACATCGAGCTACATGTTGAAGAGCGCACTTAGTCtgagaaaaaaacaaatttgtcTTAATCAATGGATAATACATATGATAACGCTTCAGAAACAGCCAATAACTCAGGGTGAATGAGagaaatattagtacaaattttaaagtaaattgaaGCTAAAGATTCGGCATCAAAAAAACCTGCACCTATGTGTAGGCCATCCTTAGAACCGTCAgtaaaaatgttgtaaaatCCGTTATACTGTTCGTTAAATAAGTTCTTACAGTGATTGTTTAAATATGATGTACTATAGTTTCTTTTaggtttattaatattcattatatctattttaattgaatttgcTATTTGAATATTGTTCGGCCACGTGTCAAGTGAGAAGAAATCCAAAGATTTACTTTTATTGActtcaacatttttttagaatatcGTAGACCTCTATTAACGACGGCTTACGCTTTCTTTTCCACGAAATAACTAAATTTGGAGATATAAATTTGTCTAATATTTGTATGGGTTATAGATatcgatttcaataaaaaattacccgCTAAatgataacaatagtttattaaatattatacatatttacaaatcacaacttaagagccatttcacaaaaatcggtaacaattcgcgaaattgtaatattttgacgtcgttaatctcagtgatggatgcaataatgtaatttatattcttgaaatataatagagcaacctttgttgtagtccatattccgatcagaattttgatttatattatgtgtataaaattattaaccttttcatcagcctcctccctgggtaaacggtcgcaatgtatactttgaagtcctacttttcaataacctctacgttgaaaccattttaaaaaaatatcataatatgtggaatataattttgttgtccactatcatagatttttattccatttgtatctctattaaacgaaaaaaaaatttaaagttacgaatattttccaaataagtacaattttaaaagcgatatttctcttagaaaactaagaaattttaacgaactatcttcatcaaagtaaacttacatcattaaggaatacaaaaaaaataattaaaagatgtaattatttttaatacattttatattaaataataaaaagatagtatatattgctacgcatcaagcccggtaaatcagtcgagcgctagcgctcttagaggtaaggtccacgccaaattctgcgcagccgtctctttcgctcacacgcgccaagcgcctgttgttatagcggataaaacgcatttgatattttcataataaaatataaataaaataaacatattacgaaaatgactgtaaaataatataatgataatttctgtaaacaaatgtataatttaattttcttttctcacattatcaatacaaataggcatttcaatctgtttgtcttgttatttgttaattaatatgtttgtcggtgtcgatgtcattaaatgcttttttattcatatcgtaaatataagattcattcgtaaactgagaaaactaaatcaatttaaaaaaattgtttcataaaattgatttttttaattttattttaaatttattgactgttgttatataacatacttgaaatttttaacaaattaattatgtaaaaaacattttataccatagttataatttttattatacatcagaaaatgatcacgatggtcttttggttgtcacactatacgtactagcacaaagatcgcgcggctcgtacgactcgcgcgatgcgaccaaatttacctaaacttgcagagcgtaaaattgtgaaatggctcttaagaactaaatatttacagatagttttggtataaatcatgtccgcgtgaaattgtgccaagaatgctggcagcatttccccgttgaatcactatgccgattctctgggcaaaaaatgcaccagccctcttgtcaccagtggagccaataaggcgaggagttaagtcatttaattttttttagcactgctacaccaaggtccaagtgtttcgactgcaaacggcacaacgatgtaatttggaattagtgacgtgattatttgtgccgtttagtcgtttcagcttaaTAAAATCTTCTGAAACAAAGAGGTTTTATACACAAATCTGATTCCATTACGTGAGACGGTGTACTCCTAATGTATCCACCAATTATTCGCAAAGCTCTGTTTTGCAACCTATCTTATTTAATCAAACTCAGCTACACTGCTATCgttataaacataattgtgtttgcagacaaacgaaaaaaaaaccgacttcaattacatcgacaagtaatacaacgtagatcgacgaaaaaatagtcaagtaacaacgcgttatcaaagattactcaaaaagtagttatcagatctcgataaaatttatatgtttcgattaaattaaaaattatcaaaatcggtacacccagtaaaaagttattgcggattttcgagagtttccctcaatttccctgggatcccatcatcagatcctagtttccttatcattgtaccaaactagggatatcccctttccaacaaaaaaagaattatccaaatcggtatatctagtagaaagttatgcggtataatacaacgtaggtcgacgaaaaaagcgtcaagtaaaaacgcattattacatataactcgaaaagcagcaGTCGAAGAGCGGGGATAGAGAGGAGGTCAAAATTTACAGACCCATCTCTATCATTTTAGTTTTCGCTAAGGCCTTTGAATTACTCATCCGCCCTATTATCACATGGCATTTCAAGCATCATGTAGCAGGGGAGCAACACGGATTTGTGAAGGCTCGTTCAACAACCATGAATCTTGTTTCCTTTGTTGAAGACATTACTGAGGATCTTGATGATGGCAAATCCGTGGATGCAATATACACTGACCTCAGTAAGGCCTTCGACAAGGTTGATCATGTCGTTTTAACGAATAAACTAAAAAACACTGGCATAGAGGGACCACTGTTGGCTTGGTTCCAATCATACCTCACAAACAGAACATCGACTGTTGCTTCTTTTCGATTTGCCGCTCGTACAGGTGTACCTCAAAGTTCCCATTtaagacatttattatttaacatattcatTCACGATATCAGTAGCTGTTTCACCAATTcgaattgttatttatttgctaaCGATCTTAAGATATTTAGACCAATCTGTTCCAATGCTGATGCTTTACTTTTGCAGGGCGACTTACAACAAATTGCTATTATAGTGTCAAAGCAATGGCATGGTCCTTAATACGGATAAGTGCCAGGCTATTTCTTTCTCGAGAAAAAACCACTTGTGAATCAAAGACGTCTCTACGATCTGTGTTTCTGCACAAGTTGGTGAATGGTGTCATTGACAGTTccttcttattaaataaattaaactttcatGCCCCTTCAAGAGCAGCAAGACCATCTTCATTTACTGCATTTATAGAAAAATTCACCCGTACTCGTCAGGGACGCCATTCATCAATGAACAGGCTGATGATGAGTTTTAATTCGTTTTACAAATCGAATTGcagaaaaaacattgaaaaaaaggtaaaacaaTCCGATTTT
It encodes:
- the LOC123663187 gene encoding malate dehydrogenase, mitochondrial: MLSRAIKPVASVAAQNGIKNFSTTSQKNFKVVVAGAAGGIGQPLALLLKQNKLVTKLALYDIAPVTPGVAVDLSHMDTPAKVTGHQGPDQLADAIKGADVVVIPAGVPRKPGMTRDDLFNTNASIVRDLAASVAKNSPKAILAIITNPVNSMVPIASEVLKKAGVYDANRILGVTTLDVVRAAAFIGEINGVDPQTVSIPVIGGHSGVTIIPLLSQSKPAVKLTDQAKIDALTQRIQEAGTEVVKAKAGGGSATLSMAYAGARLTGSVLRGLNGESNVVECAYIKSDLTEATYFANPVVLGKNGVEKNLGFGQLNDYEKKLLKAAIPELQKNIKTGEDFAKK